One Equus quagga isolate Etosha38 chromosome 5, UCLA_HA_Equagga_1.0, whole genome shotgun sequence genomic window carries:
- the PPM1B gene encoding protein phosphatase 1B isoform X3 has product MGAFLDKPKTEKHNAHGAGNGLRYGLSSMQGWRVEMEDAHTAVVGIPHGLEDWSFFAVYDGHAGSRVANYCSTHLLEHITNNEDFRAAGKSGSALEPSVENVKNGIRTGFLKIDEYMRNFSDLRNGMDRSGSTAVGVMISPKHVYFINCGDSRAVLYRNGQVCFSTQDHKPCNPREKERIQNAGGSVMIQRVNGSLAVSRALGDYDYKCVDGKGPTEQLVSPEPEVYEILRAEEDEFIILACDGIWDVMSNEELCEFVKSRLEVSDDLENVCNWVVDTCLHKGSRDNMSIVLVCFSNAPKVSDEAVRKDSELDKYLESRVEEIMEKSGEEGMPDLAHVMRILSAENIPNLPPGGGLASKRNVIEAVYSRLNPHRESDGGAGDLEDPW; this is encoded by the exons ATGGGTGCATTTTTGGATAAACCCAAAACCGAGAAACATAATGCTCATGGTGCTGGGAATGGTTTACGTTATGGCCTGAGCAGCATGCAAGGATGGAGAGTGGAAATGGAAGATGCACACACAGCTGTTGTAGGTATTCCTCACGGCTTGGAAGACTGGTCATTTTTTGCAGTTTATGATGGTCATGCTGGATCCCGAGTAGCAAATTATTGCTCAACACATTTATTAGAACACATCACTAATAATGAAGACTTCAGGGCAGCTGGAAAATCAGGATCTGCTCTTGAGCCTTCAGTGGAAAATGTCAAGAATGGTATCAGAACTGGCTTTTTGAAAATTGATGAATACATGCGTAACTTTTCAGACCTCAGAAATGGAATGGACAGGAGCGGTTCAACTGCAGTGGGAGTTATGATTTCACCTAAGCATGTCTACTTTATCAACTGTGGTGATTCACGTGCTGTTCTGTATAGGAATGGACAAGTCTGCTTTTCTACCCAGGATCACAAACCTTGCAATCCAAGGGAGAAGGAGCGAATCCAAAATGCAGGAGGCAGCGTAATGATACAACGTGTTAATGGTTCATTAGCAGTGTCTCGTGCTCTGGGGGACTATGATTACAAGTGTGTTGATGGCAAGGGCCCAACAGAACAACTTGTTTCTCCAGAGCCTGAGGTTTATGAAATTTTAAGAGCAGAAGAGGATGAATTTATCATCTTGGCTTGTGATGGGATCTGGGATGTTATGAGTAATGAGGAGCTCTGTGAATTTGTTAAATCTAGGCTTGAGGTATCTGATGACCTGGAAAATGTGTGCAATTGGGTAGTGGACACTTGTTTACATAAG gGAAGTCGAGATAACATGAGTATTGTACTAGTTTGCTTTTCAAATGCCCCTAAGGTCTCAGATGAAGCAGTGAGAAAAGATTCAGAGTTGGATAAGTACTTGGAATCACGGGTTGAAG AGATTATGGAGAAGTCTGGTGAGGAAGGAATGCCGGATCTTGCCCACGTCATGCGCATCTTGTCTGCAGAAAATATCCCAAATTTGCCTCCTGGGGGAGGACTTGCTAGCAA GCGCAATGTTATTGAAGCTGTTTATAGTAGGCTGAATCCACATAGAGAAAGTGATGgg
- the PPM1B gene encoding protein phosphatase 1B isoform X4 — protein MGAFLDKPKTEKHNAHGAGNGLRYGLSSMQGWRVEMEDAHTAVVGIPHGLEDWSFFAVYDGHAGSRVANYCSTHLLEHITNNEDFRAAGKSGSALEPSVENVKNGIRTGFLKIDEYMRNFSDLRNGMDRSGSTAVGVMISPKHVYFINCGDSRAVLYRNGQVCFSTQDHKPCNPREKERIQNAGGSVMIQRVNGSLAVSRALGDYDYKCVDGKGPTEQLVSPEPEVYEILRAEEDEFIILACDGIWDVMSNEELCEFVKSRLEVSDDLENVCNWVVDTCLHKGSRDNMSIVLVCFSNAPKVSDEAVRKDSELDKYLESRVEEIMEKSGEEGMPDLAHVMRILSAENIPNLPPGGGLASKRNVIEAVYSRLNPHRESDGAFYM, from the exons ATGGGTGCATTTTTGGATAAACCCAAAACCGAGAAACATAATGCTCATGGTGCTGGGAATGGTTTACGTTATGGCCTGAGCAGCATGCAAGGATGGAGAGTGGAAATGGAAGATGCACACACAGCTGTTGTAGGTATTCCTCACGGCTTGGAAGACTGGTCATTTTTTGCAGTTTATGATGGTCATGCTGGATCCCGAGTAGCAAATTATTGCTCAACACATTTATTAGAACACATCACTAATAATGAAGACTTCAGGGCAGCTGGAAAATCAGGATCTGCTCTTGAGCCTTCAGTGGAAAATGTCAAGAATGGTATCAGAACTGGCTTTTTGAAAATTGATGAATACATGCGTAACTTTTCAGACCTCAGAAATGGAATGGACAGGAGCGGTTCAACTGCAGTGGGAGTTATGATTTCACCTAAGCATGTCTACTTTATCAACTGTGGTGATTCACGTGCTGTTCTGTATAGGAATGGACAAGTCTGCTTTTCTACCCAGGATCACAAACCTTGCAATCCAAGGGAGAAGGAGCGAATCCAAAATGCAGGAGGCAGCGTAATGATACAACGTGTTAATGGTTCATTAGCAGTGTCTCGTGCTCTGGGGGACTATGATTACAAGTGTGTTGATGGCAAGGGCCCAACAGAACAACTTGTTTCTCCAGAGCCTGAGGTTTATGAAATTTTAAGAGCAGAAGAGGATGAATTTATCATCTTGGCTTGTGATGGGATCTGGGATGTTATGAGTAATGAGGAGCTCTGTGAATTTGTTAAATCTAGGCTTGAGGTATCTGATGACCTGGAAAATGTGTGCAATTGGGTAGTGGACACTTGTTTACATAAG gGAAGTCGAGATAACATGAGTATTGTACTAGTTTGCTTTTCAAATGCCCCTAAGGTCTCAGATGAAGCAGTGAGAAAAGATTCAGAGTTGGATAAGTACTTGGAATCACGGGTTGAAG AGATTATGGAGAAGTCTGGTGAGGAAGGAATGCCGGATCTTGCCCACGTCATGCGCATCTTGTCTGCAGAAAATATCCCAAATTTGCCTCCTGGGGGAGGACTTGCTAGCAA GCGCAATGTTATTGAAGCTGTTTATAGTAGGCTGAATCCACATAGAGAAAGTGATGgg
- the PPM1B gene encoding protein phosphatase 1B isoform X2, producing MGAFLDKPKTEKHNAHGAGNGLRYGLSSMQGWRVEMEDAHTAVVGIPHGLEDWSFFAVYDGHAGSRVANYCSTHLLEHITNNEDFRAAGKSGSALEPSVENVKNGIRTGFLKIDEYMRNFSDLRNGMDRSGSTAVGVMISPKHVYFINCGDSRAVLYRNGQVCFSTQDHKPCNPREKERIQNAGGSVMIQRVNGSLAVSRALGDYDYKCVDGKGPTEQLVSPEPEVYEILRAEEDEFIILACDGIWDVMSNEELCEFVKSRLEVSDDLENVCNWVVDTCLHKGSRDNMSIVLVCFSNAPKVSDEAVRKDSELDKYLESRVEEIMEKSGEEGMPDLAHVMRILSAENIPNLPPGGGLASKRNVIEAVYSRLNPHRESDGFPPSVVYIDNLFTF from the exons ATGGGTGCATTTTTGGATAAACCCAAAACCGAGAAACATAATGCTCATGGTGCTGGGAATGGTTTACGTTATGGCCTGAGCAGCATGCAAGGATGGAGAGTGGAAATGGAAGATGCACACACAGCTGTTGTAGGTATTCCTCACGGCTTGGAAGACTGGTCATTTTTTGCAGTTTATGATGGTCATGCTGGATCCCGAGTAGCAAATTATTGCTCAACACATTTATTAGAACACATCACTAATAATGAAGACTTCAGGGCAGCTGGAAAATCAGGATCTGCTCTTGAGCCTTCAGTGGAAAATGTCAAGAATGGTATCAGAACTGGCTTTTTGAAAATTGATGAATACATGCGTAACTTTTCAGACCTCAGAAATGGAATGGACAGGAGCGGTTCAACTGCAGTGGGAGTTATGATTTCACCTAAGCATGTCTACTTTATCAACTGTGGTGATTCACGTGCTGTTCTGTATAGGAATGGACAAGTCTGCTTTTCTACCCAGGATCACAAACCTTGCAATCCAAGGGAGAAGGAGCGAATCCAAAATGCAGGAGGCAGCGTAATGATACAACGTGTTAATGGTTCATTAGCAGTGTCTCGTGCTCTGGGGGACTATGATTACAAGTGTGTTGATGGCAAGGGCCCAACAGAACAACTTGTTTCTCCAGAGCCTGAGGTTTATGAAATTTTAAGAGCAGAAGAGGATGAATTTATCATCTTGGCTTGTGATGGGATCTGGGATGTTATGAGTAATGAGGAGCTCTGTGAATTTGTTAAATCTAGGCTTGAGGTATCTGATGACCTGGAAAATGTGTGCAATTGGGTAGTGGACACTTGTTTACATAAG gGAAGTCGAGATAACATGAGTATTGTACTAGTTTGCTTTTCAAATGCCCCTAAGGTCTCAGATGAAGCAGTGAGAAAAGATTCAGAGTTGGATAAGTACTTGGAATCACGGGTTGAAG AGATTATGGAGAAGTCTGGTGAGGAAGGAATGCCGGATCTTGCCCACGTCATGCGCATCTTGTCTGCAGAAAATATCCCAAATTTGCCTCCTGGGGGAGGACTTGCTAGCAA GCGCAATGTTATTGAAGCTGTTTATAGTAGGCTGAATCCACATAGAGAAAGTGATGgg